Within the SAR202 cluster bacterium genome, the region CATCGAAAGCCTGGTTTACATTAAGGTCTACATAGTGGATCCCAGCCCCGAGTATGTCCTCTTCCGACTCACCGTCACCCCCGCCATGCACGTTACCGCCAGCTTCATCTTTGGCATGGGCATCAACCAGGGCGCTATAGACTCCATCCATGGCAAAAAACCCTTGCTTCAAGGCTCTCGGAAGTGGTTCATAGCCGCCATTATCCTCCACGCGCTCTACAACATCGGAGCCACGATAATATCGGTTGTTTTCGATGTCTTTTCTGATGAAGACTTCCGCTTTGACTAGCTACCCTTGCCCCTTCTATGCCCCTCTGCTACCCTGAACCCTAATGTCTGACCAGCCTACAACCAAGGCCTCCCTCTTCGTCACCTGCCTAGTCGACCAGCTCTTCCCCCAGGTCGGCGAGGCCGTAGTCAATGTCCTTCGACGCCAGGGCGTGGCCGTGGACTTCCCCGCCAGCCAGACCTGCTGCGGCCAACCCCTCTTTAACTCCGGCTTCCGCCGCGACGCCGCCAAACTCGCCAAGCGAGTCCTTAAGCAGTTCGAGCACAGCCAGTACGTCGTCGTCCCCTCCGGCTCCTGCGCCGCCATGTTCAAAATCTTCTACCCCGACCTCTTCCAAGGCGACGCCAAGCTGGAAACCCAGGCCAAAGCCCTCGCCGCCAAGACCCATGAGTTCTCGCAATTCCTCGTCAACGTCCTAAAAGTCACCAACGTCGATGCCGCCTTCGACGGCAAGGTCACCTACCACCCCTCCTGCCACCTCCTCCGTGAGCTGGGCGCCGCCACCGAGCCTGAGACCCTTCTTCGCGCCGTCCAAGGCCTCGACTACACCCCCCTGCCCGACGCCAAGGTCTGCTGCGGCTTCGGCGGCACCTTCTCCGTCAAGCACGCTGGCATCTCGGAAGGCATGCTCAACGACAAGATACAAAACATCGCCAAGACTGCCGCGACCACTCTCGTCGCCTGCGACTCCTCATGCCTCATGCACATCGGTGGGGCCCTCACCCGCCGTGGCCTCAATGTTAAGACCAGACACCTAGCGGAGCTTTTAAATTCTGGGCCTTCATCTGTATCGCAAGCTTGATGTGAGCAAACGTTGCGAAACGAGGCTGGCTCCCTGGATTTGTGTTACCATGCAAAAAAGTATTTCGCGGAGATTTGGCCGTGGAAACCAAACAGCAGGTCCTGAAGGCCATTGAGGAACTACCCGAGAACGCCAGCATCGAAGACGCCCTGGAACGGCTATATCTGCTCTACAAAATCGAGAAAGGGCTGCGCCAGGCGGGCCAGGGTAATCTGATCACTCAAGAAGCCGCCCGCCAACGTATGGCGAGATGCCTGAAGTAAGGTGTTTTTGTCATTCTGAGCGAAGTCCGTACTCGGACGTAGTCGAAGAATCTGTTATGCCGCTACCACGATTGGTACCTTGTAATATGACTTCATTTGTAAAATGTCCTCTCCCACAAGGGGAGAGGACTAAGGTGAGGGGTAAACCCTGGGAGCACAATTCGGGCATTAGATCCACCTGCCATGCTGCGTTTATCCCTTGCCCCGTGCGTGCCAAATCGGAGCGTGAAGCCTAAATGCCCACCACTGACACCCACATCACCACCGACCGGTTCAAGGCCGCCTCCGCCAAGGCCCTGTCCAACCCCCGCCTCCAGGCCTACCTTGGCCGCTCCATGGGCCACTTCGACGGCGCCCGCGAGGACGCCATCGCCGAGATTACCCCCCAGCGATGGGAGGAGCTGCGTGAGCAGGCTCGCGAAATCAAGCGCCACACCCTCGACAACCTGGACTACTACCTCGAACTGCTGACCGAGCGAGTCACCAAAAACGGCGGCCAGGTCCACTTCGCCCGAGACGCCGCTGAGGCCAAGGAAATCGTCGGCGCCATCGCCCGCACTAAAGGTCTCAAGCTCGCCATCAAGAGCAAGTCCATGGTCTCCGAGGAGATGCGCCTCAACGACTACCTGGAGACCGTCGGCGTCGAGCCTGTCGAGACCGACCTGGGCGAATACATCATACAGCTAGCCAACGAGCCGCCTTCCCACATCATCGCCCCCGCCCTCCACAAGTCCAAGGAGGAGGTGTCGCAGCTCTTCGCCGAAAAGATCAACCGCCCCAACCTTGTCGAAATCGAGGCTATGGCCCACGCCGCCCGCGAAGTTCTCCGCGACAAGCTGGTCAACGCCGATATGGGCATCACAGGCGGCAACTTCCTCGTCGCCGAGACCGGCACCCTGGTCCTGGTTAC harbors:
- a CDS encoding (Fe-S)-binding protein — protein: MSDQPTTKASLFVTCLVDQLFPQVGEAVVNVLRRQGVAVDFPASQTCCGQPLFNSGFRRDAAKLAKRVLKQFEHSQYVVVPSGSCAAMFKIFYPDLFQGDAKLETQAKALAAKTHEFSQFLVNVLKVTNVDAAFDGKVTYHPSCHLLRELGAATEPETLLRAVQGLDYTPLPDAKVCCGFGGTFSVKHAGISEGMLNDKIQNIAKTAATTLVACDSSCLMHIGGALTRRGLNVKTRHLAELLNSGPSSVSQA